From the genome of Papaver somniferum cultivar HN1 chromosome 2, ASM357369v1, whole genome shotgun sequence, one region includes:
- the LOC113354148 gene encoding mediator of RNA polymerase II transcription subunit 15a-like produces the protein MYIPRLDIMLGWLRSRLEQLPVSAENIPSNLQPEEIEFLRKYIKGLEKEQSFLQRSEIHCSYSMDDVIRWEKRLVGNMNMPNLMADFQSPGDQRSLLQIPQQKAGTPLQSTNLPSSTLSSCTPLASSDLPASVDGTSSRGTSTDVQTEITNKYNFMKEAYIPLLDEMLARWGCRIQQLPISSENLPSHLQPDEIEYIRKYKTNLEKARYMFQMSQGPRGSMDDVIRWEKKIVGYLNLANVMAAVQLPGDLLSQLQIPQLKQHDSNQNNPEKSVSTLTPIERLVRAVERSSPKALSAAVKDIRSVVSMTDVFAGAHPGEGFFHEKLASTTRGHVEGRNFQVINNVDEKKLKQCYSVERWVLDYNEDYGVTGFESSAATSGIKKSRLEVNHVLVQEVGATNHVLINTKLSISDESITLPSGAGEDVEGMIVNCTFSPISRSSSTEKFPALPMWFLIPANYPLCTPVLLDCLHDSQSHSYEYEYLLTDAKNKLYKSLHWIPDLTLTGMAESWDACANAAFSEHARRMEKYAVVPDSVLRENEHL, from the exons ATGTACATTCCTCGGTTGGACATTATGCTTGGTTGGTTGCGTTCCAGACTTGAGCAGCTACCTGTTTCTGCAGAAAATATTCCATCTAAT CTGCAGCCTGAAGAAATTGAGTTTCTCCGTAAGTATATAAAAGGCTTGGAAAAAGAACAATCTTTCTTGCAAAGATCAGAAATTCACTGTAGTTACTCTATGGATGACGTGATTCGTTGGGAGAAACGACTTGTTGGAAATATGAATATGCCGAATCTcatggcagattttcaatcaccTGGTGACCAGCGGTCGTtgttgcaaattcctcaacagaaAGCCGGAACACCTTTGCAATCTACAAATTTACCTTCCTCTACACTTTCTTCTTGTACACCTTTGGCTTCATCTGATTTACCAG CATCAGTAGATGGTACGAGTTCTAGAGGTACAAGCACAGATGTGCAGACTGAGATAACAAATAAG TATAATTTCATGAAAGAAGCGTACATTCCTCTGTTGGACGAAATGCTTGCTCGGTGGGGTTGCAGAATTCAGCAGCTGCCTATTTCTTCAGAAAATCTTCCCTCTCAT CTGCAGCCTGATGAGATTGAGTATATCCGAAAGTATAAAACAAATTTGGAAAAAGCACGATATATGTTTCAAATGTCACAAGGTCCTCGTGGCTCTATGGATGATGTAATTCGTTGGGAGAAAAAAATTGTTGGATATCTGAATTTGGCGAATGTCATGGCAGCTGTTCAATTACCTGGTGACCTGTTGTCACagttgcaaattcctcaacttaAACAGCATGACAGCAACCAGAACAATCCTGAGAAGTCAGTTTCAACACTAACGCCTATAGAACGATTAGTTAGAGCG GTAGAGAGATCGTCACCTAAAGCATTAAGTGCGGCGGTCAAGGACATTCGTTCAGTAGTCAGTATGACTGATGTATTCGCAGGAGCACACCCTGGCGAAGGTTTTTTTCATGAAAAGTTAGCGTCTACCACAAGGGGTCATGTCGAAGGTAGAAATTTCCAAGTAATAAACAATGTGGACGAAAAGAAACTGAAGCAATGCTATTCAGTTGAAAGGTGGGTACTTGATTATAATGAAGATTATGGGGTAACTGGATTTGAGTCTTCAGCTGCAACATCTGGAATTAAGAAATCCAGACTTGAG GTTAATCATGTCCTTGTGCAAGAAGTTGGAGCGACCAACCATGTGCTGATCAATACAAAACTGAGTATTAGTGACGAGAGTATCACTCTGCCATCAGGTGCTGGTGAAGATGTTGAAGGAATGATTGTCAACTGTACATTCAGCCCAATATCTCGCAGTTCAAGTACTGAAAAG TTTCCTGCTCTACCGATGTGGTTCTTAATCCCCGCAAATTATCCCCTGTGTACCCCTGTACTATTAGATTGTTTGCACGACAGTCAGAG TCACAGTTATGAATACGAATATCTATTAACAGATGCAAAGAATAAGTTATATAAATCCCTCCACTGGATTCCTGATCTAACTCTTACGGGGATGGCCGAGAGTTGGGATGCTTGTGCTAATGCAGCTTTTTCTGAGCATGCCAGAAGAATGGAGAAGTATGCTGTAGTTCCTGATTCAGTACTTCGGGAGAATGAACATTTGTAG